One Brassica napus cultivar Da-Ae chromosome C2, Da-Ae, whole genome shotgun sequence DNA window includes the following coding sequences:
- the LOC106375634 gene encoding F-box/kelch-repeat protein At1g67480 yields the protein MEAVVSGKKRMVNLDLSSRLLSEPLIPGLSDDVAKLCLALVPRASLPSMGRVCKRWRYVVQSKEFITVRRLAGMPEEWLYVLTMDAGGKESHWEVIDCLGHKLSSLPPMPGPVKTGFKVVVVDGKLLVIAGCAMISGSHVASSDVYQFDTCLNSWSRLADLKEARYDFACAEVNGLVYVVGGHGGDGESLSSAEVYDPETGVWTFIQSLRRPRWGCFASGFNGKLYVMGGRSNFTIGNSKLVDVYNPQCGSWCGSKNGVTMVTAHVEVGKKLFCIEWKNQRKMSVFNAEDDTWEVVALPLSGSSRAGFQFGKLSGKLLLFSSQEETGHSTLLYDPEAAPGRQWKTSEIKLSGSCVCSVTIIA from the exons ATGGAGGCTGTTGTTAGTGGGAAGAAAAGGATGGTAAATCTTGATCTCAGTTCACGGCTGCTGTCTGAGCCTTTGATCCCGGGGTTGTCTGATGATGTGGCCAAGCTGTGTCTGGCGCTGGTGCCGCGTGCTAGCTTACCTTCCATGGGACGTGTCTGTAAGAGATGGAGGTATGTTGTTCAGAGCAAAGAGTTTATTACTGTGAGAAGACTCGCTGGTATGCCTGAGGAGTGGCTCTATGTCTTAACCATGGATGCTGGAGGGAAAGAGAGTCACTGGGAGGTGATCGACTGTCTGGGACATAAGCTATCATCTCTTCCACCAATGCCTGGTCCTGTAAAGACAGGGTTTAAGGTGGTTGTTGTTGATGGGAAACTTCTTGTTATTGCTGGTTGTGCTATGATCAGTGGCTCTCATGTTGCATCTTCTGATGTTTACCAGTTTGATACTTGCCTCAACAG CTGGAGCAGACTAGCTGACCTGAAGGAGGCTCGCTATGACTTTGCTTGCGCCGAGGTGAATGGGCTTGTTTATGTGGTGGGAGGTCATGGTGGAGATGGTGAGAGTCTTTCTAGTGCAGAGGTTTACGATCCAGAGACAGGGGTTTGGACTTTCATACAGTCTCTGAGGCGTCCGAGATGGGGATGTTTCGCTAGCGGCTTCAACGGGAAGCTCTATGTGATGGGTGGGAGATCCAACTTCACCATTGGTAACTCAAAACTTGTTGATGTGTACAACCCTCAGTGTGGCTCCTGGTGTGGCAGCAAAAACGGTGTAACT ATGGTCACAGCTCATGTTGAAGTAGGAAAGAAGCTCTTCTGTATCGAGTGGAAGAACCAGAGGAAGATGTCTGTCTTCAATGCAGAAGATGATACTTGGGAAGTTGTGGCTCTTCCGCTGTCAGGAAGCTCGAGGGCCGGGTTTCAGTTTGGTAAGCTGAGTGGGAAGCTTCTGCTTTTTTCATCTCAAGAAGAGACTGGTCACAGTACTTTGTTGTATGACCCGGAAGCTGCACCAGGCAGGCAGTGGAAAACATCTGAGATAAAACTGTCTGGTTCCTGCGTATGCAGCGTCACAATCATAGCCTGA
- the LOC125582214 gene encoding F-box/kelch-repeat protein At4g38940-like: protein MSLPEDIIINILARVPRCDYPTVSLVSKHFRSLVASSDIYAIRSLLGCTEHFLYVVLYNRDHKDYRLYTLCRKANGKHSRLALIPWLPAVPRRGSFVAVGSKIYVFGVINDNYDNMTSTAYSIDCRYHTVQPLPSMPHVFRFETIAEIIDDKIYVIGCNYVKKIPVVVVVFNTKTRMWEPGMTTLDKPVRSVIGRYGCVVMANKIYGKNFVYDPNETKWETPDKTLSSNKWNHACFIDDVMYYYDLFENKLIAYDSKKRRNQRDLLCRDFNGKTPRRTPPSYN, encoded by the exons ATGTCACTGCCTGAAGACATCATCATTAACATCTTAGCGCGTGTACCGAGATGCGACTATCCAACAGTCTCTCTTGTTTCAAAGCACTTCCGGTCACTTGTTGCGTCGTCTGATATATACGCCATACGATCTTTGTTGGGATGCACCGAACATTTTCTCTATGTTGTTCTCTATAACCGGGACCACAAGGATTACCGTTTGTATACTCTCTGCCGGAAAGCTAACGGCAAACACAGCCGCTTGGCCCTTATCCCTTGGCTTCCCGCTGTGCCTCGACGTGGAAGCTTTGTGGCAGTGGGTTCAAAGATATATGTTTTTGGTGTGATCAACGACAACTATGACAATATGACATCGACTGCGTACAGCATTGACTGTAGATATCACACTGTGCAACCACTCCCGAGCATGCCGCATGTGTTCCGGTTTGAAACAATAGCTGAAATCATCGAtgacaaaatatatgttattggATGTAATTACGTTAAAAAAATACCAGTGGTAGTGGTGGTTTTCAACACAAAAACACGGATGTGGGAGCCTGGGATGACAACTCTAGACAAGCCTGTAAGAAGTGTCATAGGCAGGTATGGTTGTGTGGTGATGGCTAATAAGATTTATGGGAAGAATTTTGTATATGACCCAAATGAAACTAAATGGGAAACGCCCGACAAGACGCTGAGTTCGAACAAGTGGAATCATGCGTGTTTCATTGATGATGTTATGTACTACTATGATTTGTTTGAGAACAAGTTAATAGCATATGATTCAAAGAAAAG aagaaaccaaagagatttgttgtgCAGAGATTTCAACGGAAAGACGCCAAGGAG GACCCCTCCTTCATATAACTGA
- the LOC106390111 gene encoding p21-activated protein kinase-interacting protein 1-like — MSIIAGSYERFIWGFKLKPTKHDADNQTLTLSPLFSYPSHLSSITTVACSGPAAASGGSDDTIHLYDLPSASSLGSLLDHNHTASITALSFYTPSSLSFPRNLISAAADGSVAIFDTDPFVLLKSFRPHKKAVNDLSIHPSGKLALAVYRDECFAMLNLVRGKRSFCCRLGHEASLVKFDPSGERFFMVVNTKVGVHQSEDAKLLLELDNGSRKRILCASPGDSGTLFTAGEDRAITAWDTNSGKLAYAIQDAHPARIKGVVTRNDSEGASEDPYLVASASSDGIIRVWDMRMAAKENAKPLAETNTKSRLTCLAGSALKSMRRPQIGNQKPQKLEEGPNSA; from the exons atGAGCATCATCGCAGGCTCCTACGAGAGATTCATATGGGGTTTCAAGCTCAAACCCACAAAGCACGACGCCGACAACCAAACCCTAACCCTCTCCCCTCTCTTCTCCTACCCTTCCCACCTCTCCTCCATCACTACCGTCGCTTGCTCCGGCCCCGCCGCCGCTTCCGGCGGCTCCGACGACACAATCCACCTCTACGACCTCCCTTCCGCCTCCTCCCTCGGCTCTCTCCTCGACCACAACCACACCGCCTCAATCACTGCCCTCTCCTTCTACACCCCCTCCTCCCTCTCCTTCCCTCGCAACCTCATCTCCGCCGCCGCTGACGGCTCCGTCGCCATCTTCGACACCGACCCTTTCGTCCTCCTCAAGTCCTTTCGTCCTCACAAGAAGGCCGTCAACGATCTCTCGATTCATCCCTCTGGGAAGCTCGCGTTGGCGGTGTACCGTGACGAGTGCTTTGCGATGTTGAATCTCGTGAGGGGGAAGAGGAGTTTTTGTTGCAGGTTGGGGCACGAGGCTAGTCTTGTGAAGTTTGATCCGAGTGGGGAGAGGTTTTTCATGGTGGTTAATACTAAAGTTGGGGTTCATCAGTCTGAGGATGCTAAGCTTCTTCTCGAGCTCGATAATGGTAGCCGCAAGCGTATACTCTGTGCTTCTCCTGGAGAT AGTGGGACTCTGTTTACAGCTGGTGAGGATCGGGCAATAACAGCTTGGGACACAAATAGCGGGAAGCTTGCTTATGCCATACAAGATGCTCACCCTGCTCGTATCAAGGGTGTTGTGACCAGGAATGACAGCGAAGGTGCATCAGAAGATCCGTACTTGGTTGCTTCTGCATCTTCTGATGGGATCATACGTGTTTGGGACATGCGAATGGCTGCTAAAGAGAATGCAAAACCATTAGCTGAGACAAATACTAAATCGAGGCTTACATGTCTTGCAGGGTCAGCTCTCAAAT CTATGAGACGGCCACAGATTGGAAATCAGAAACCTCAGAAGCTAGAAGAAGGGCCGAACTCAGCATGA